From the Entomomonas sp. E2T0 genome, one window contains:
- the ribD gene encoding bifunctional diaminohydroxyphosphoribosylaminopyrimidine deaminase/5-amino-6-(5-phosphoribosylamino)uracil reductase RibD, with product MNNHQLWMSKALLLARQGIYSTHPNPRVGCVIVADNQLVGQGWHQKAGEPHAEVYALREAAEKAKGATAYVTLEPCSHFGRTPPCADALVNAGVAKVVIAMQDPNPQVAGKGIAKLQAVGIEVICGVLEQEAATLNKGFIKRMRSDLPYVTVKLAMSLDGRTAMASGESQWITGAAARSEVQRLRAQSSAIITGADTVIFDDAKLTIRAEELGLSDTLTNLALKRIPLRVLVDSKGRVSFDKAFYQYPYSLTVSSLPIPNTLRDDQYWLQLPANKQGYIDLLALLKILAKDYAVNELLVEAGATLAGAFTQAKLVDEYQIFMASKLLGSSARPLLDLPLQSISEAISLNIKDIRAIGDDWLIKAYPQ from the coding sequence ATGAATAATCATCAATTATGGATGAGCAAAGCATTACTGTTGGCTCGTCAAGGTATTTATTCTACTCATCCCAATCCACGTGTTGGTTGTGTAATTGTTGCCGATAATCAGCTTGTTGGGCAAGGGTGGCACCAAAAGGCCGGTGAGCCACATGCTGAGGTTTATGCTTTACGAGAGGCAGCAGAGAAAGCAAAAGGCGCAACAGCCTATGTTACTTTAGAGCCTTGTAGTCATTTTGGTAGAACACCACCTTGTGCAGATGCTTTGGTAAATGCAGGTGTTGCCAAAGTTGTGATTGCTATGCAAGACCCTAACCCTCAAGTGGCAGGAAAAGGTATCGCAAAATTACAGGCTGTTGGTATTGAGGTTATTTGTGGTGTATTAGAACAAGAAGCGGCAACCTTGAACAAAGGTTTTATTAAACGTATGCGTTCAGATTTACCCTATGTTACTGTTAAATTAGCGATGAGTTTAGATGGTCGTACAGCAATGGCTAGTGGTGAGAGTCAGTGGATTACAGGAGCTGCTGCGCGTAGTGAAGTACAACGATTAAGAGCACAGAGTAGTGCTATTATTACAGGCGCTGATACAGTAATATTTGATGATGCAAAGCTAACAATAAGAGCAGAAGAATTAGGATTAAGTGACACATTAACTAATTTAGCTTTAAAGAGAATCCCTTTAAGAGTGCTTGTTGATAGTAAGGGGCGAGTATCCTTTGATAAAGCTTTTTACCAATATCCTTATTCATTAACTGTTTCTAGTTTACCTATACCAAACACGTTAAGAGATGATCAATATTGGTTACAATTACCTGCTAATAAACAGGGATATATAGATTTATTAGCGTTATTAAAAATACTGGCTAAAGATTATGCTGTTAATGAGCTATTAGTTGAAGCAGGAGCAACGTTGGCAGGTGCTTTTACTCAAGCAAAACTAGTGGATGAGTATCAAATTTTTATGGCTAGTAAACTGTTGGGTTCTTCTGCAAGACCATTATTAGACTTACCTTTACAATCAATATCAGAAGCGATTTCTCTAAATATTAAAGACATAAGAGCGATAGGTGATGATTGGTTAATAAAAGCTTATCCACAGTAA